In Nicotiana tabacum cultivar K326 chromosome 17, ASM71507v2, whole genome shotgun sequence, one DNA window encodes the following:
- the LOC107763189 gene encoding uncharacterized protein LOC107763189: protein MRYFKLLGQSKAQDSDKPKSDNTLLTANDIPAEFLCHAIFAGDKFHDLEAAYGRVEGVVKTATGYSGGTTRKPSYREVSKGTTGHTEAVKITYDKRVVSYTSLCDFFWEIHDPTNKHFLNFGLSTHLRSAIFCSTEEERKQAQESKIRRQMKLNRRILTKITPFSKEIKYEFFLAENQHQKYYLQKYYKLCGNLSLRSTQQFVDSYIACKLNGVLALDGELILDKLPQLATTCLLPKQCRSTCDEIIQDLKTSLISHTS from the exons ATGCGCTACTTCAAGTTACTCGGACAGAGCAAAGCTCAAGATTCAGACAAACCCAAGTCCGATAACACTCTGTTAACTGCTAACGATATTCCGGCAGAATTCCTCTGTCATGCAATTTTTGCTGGAG ATAAATTCCATGATTTAGAAGCTGCATATGGTCGAGTAGAAGGAGTTGTAAAAACAGCAACTGGATACAGTGGAGGAACTACAAGGAAACCTTCTTACAGAGAGGTCTCTAAAGGAACAACAGGTCATACTGAAGCAGTGAAGATCACATATGACAAGAGAGTCGTTTCTTACACATCTCTTTGTGATTTTTTCTGGGAAATTCATGATCCAACCAATAAACATTTCCTT AATTTCGGGTTAAGTACGCACTTGAGATCAGCAATATTCTGTTCAACAGAAGAAGAGAGGAAACAAGCACAGGAGTCAAAGATAAGGCGGCAAATGAAGCTTAATAGGAGGATTCTTACAAAGATTACTCCATTCTCGAAAGAAATTAAATATGAATTCTTTCTTGCCGAAAACCAACATCAGAAATATTATCTGCAGAAGTATTACAAGCTTTGTGGGAATTTGAGCCTACGGAGCACTCAACAATTTGTGGATTCCTACATTGCTTGCAAACTCAACGG AGTATTGGCTTTGGATGGGGAACTCATCTTGGACAAGTTACCACAATTAGCGACGACTTGTCTGTTACCCAAGCAATGCAGATCAACTTGTGATgaaattatacaagatttaaagACAAGTTTAATCAGCCATACTTCTTAA